Proteins encoded together in one Impatiens glandulifera chromosome 1, dImpGla2.1, whole genome shotgun sequence window:
- the LOC124918802 gene encoding zinc finger CCHC domain-containing protein 8-like: METDDLIALPTSIDSDGGTGNEVIANPGFEHVDVGTDNIGSGNEDGEILLTADTTSNLNSTSLDVNSGTNETMAVAENVDLACNITQAKDASLIPLLDTSDNGKLDLSEALAENGCRTAKEGSLKRDGCAISYDEGEESNISSVKKAKIVLPQPSVNVAYSSLTRESKEKLEELLLKWSQWHDQNCSSLLDSDEFLESGDKTFFPALRVALDKPSGVSFWIDNQSTTQQSNELYMINSDSVPLYDRGYSLALNSSDGYGNLEVKSDAVDSSRCFNCSSYGHSLKDCPKPRNNSAVNNARKQHLVKRNANASSRSASRYYQNSTGGKYDGLRPGDLSAETRKLLGLGELDPPPWLRRMRELGYPPGYLDPDIEDQPSGITIFDDDEKIKEETEDGEIFENGSGFTDEPTPLPKKMSIEFPGVNSPIPENADEWKWGARVSNFDSSQGHNSYERKRSRNNEGGDDEGYDPKSRFNSHRGGGGGYNYDTNSPRDGRSLSESGRWSPSARDQEDDEEEEEEGELQRRKTATQYDYDYKDRDDDRWNRSESVRHNDRYDGHHNRRRR, encoded by the exons ATGGAGACAGATGATTTGATTGCTCTCCCTACCTCAATCGATTCTGATGGTGGAACTGGAAATGAAGTCATTGCTAATCCCGGTTTTGAGCACGTTGATGTTGGAACTGATAACATAGGAAGTGGAAATGAAGATGGAGAAATTTTACTTACTGCTGATACAACCAGCAATCTCAATTCCACTTCTTTAGATGTTAATTCTGGAACGAATGAGACCATGGCAGTTGCAGAAAATGTCGATCTCGCCTGCAATATAACACAGGCTAAAGATGCTAGTCTAATACCGTTGCTTGATACTTCTGACAATGGAAAACTGGATTTATCTGAAGCACTTGCTGAAAATGGTTGTCGGACTGCTAAAGAAGGCAGTCTTAAGAGAGATGGATGTGCTATCAGCTATGACGAAGGAGAAGAAAGTA ATATCTCTAGTGTCAAGAAGGCCAAAATTGTTCTACCACAACCTTCAGTGAATGTAGCTTATAGTTCCCTAACAAG agaaaGTAAAGAGAAGCTTGAGGAACTACTGCTGAAATGGTCACAATGGCATGATCAGAATTGCTCTTCATTGCTT GACTCAGATGAATTTCTTGAATCTGGTGACAAGACATTTTTTCCTGCCTTGCGTGTTGCCCTAGATAAGCCCTCTGGAGTG TCCTTCTGGATAGATAACCAATCAACGACCCAACAAAGCAATGAGCTTTATATGATAAATAGTGACTCTGTTCCACTTTATGATCGTGGATATTCCTTGGCTCTGAATTCCTCTGATGGTTATGGTAACCTGGAAGT GAAATCGGACGCAGTAGATTCTTCACGATGTTTCAATTGTTCTTCCTATGGACATTCACTTAAAGACTGCCCAAAGCCACGAAACAACTCTGCTGTCAATAATGCTCGTAAACAACATTTGGTTAAGCGAAACGCGAATGCAAGCTCACGCAGTGCAAGTCGTTACTATCAGAACTCTACTGGGGGGAAGTACGATGGCTTAAGGCCTGGAGATCTTAGTGCCGAGACACGAAAACTTCTTGGCCTTGGG GAACTTGATCCACCTCCTTGGCTCAGAAGAATGCGTGAACTTGGATACCCACCTGGTTATCTag ACCCAGACATTGAGGATCAACCATCAGGAATCACAAtatttgatgatgatgagaagattaaagaagaaaCGGAAGATGGAGAAATCTTTGAAAATGGCTCGGGATTCACTGATGAACCTACTCCTCTTCCAAAGAAAATGAGTATTGAATTTCCTGGAGTAAACTCTCCAATCCCAGAAAATGCAGACGAATGGAAATGGGGAGCTAGGGTTTCAAATTTCGACTCATCACAGGGTCATAATTCATATGAGCGAAAGCGGTCTAGAAATAATGAAGGAGGAGATGATGAAGGGTATGATCCAAAATCTAGATTCAACTCTCatagaggaggaggaggaggctaCAATTACGATACTAATAGCCCTAGGGATGGAAGGTCTTTGTCTGAGAGTGGCAGATGGAGTCCTTCAGCACGCGAccaagaagatgatgaagaagaagaagaagaaggggagtTGCAAAGAAGGAAAACTGCCACCCAATATGATTATGATTACAAGGATCGAGATGATGATAGATGGAACAGGTCTGAGTCTGTTAGGCATAACGATAGATACGATGGGCACCACAATCGTAGGCGCAGGTAA
- the LOC124918804 gene encoding transmembrane ascorbate ferrireductase 2 produces MAVPIVDFPIFILVRIVGVIVAGLVITWSVHYRGGLALIAENKDLIFNVHPVLMVIGLVLINGEAMLAHKTIDGTKGLKKLVHLTLQFLAFCLSLIGVWAAYKFHNDKGIDNFYSLHSWLGLASLFLFSIQWAAGFMTFWYPGGSRNGRAALLPWHVFFGVYTYALAVATCTTGILEKVTFLQSSKVISRYSVEAMLVNSLGVLIVVLGGLVILAVVSPVTSKGDILRE; encoded by the exons ATGGCGGTGCCGATTGTGGATTTTCCGATCTTCATTCTGGTGAGGATCGTCGGCGTCATAGTCGCCGGACTCGTCATTACATGGAGTGTTCATTACAGAGGAGGATTAGCTCTCATAGCGGAGAACAAAGATCTCATATtcaat GTGCATCCTGTCCTAATGGTTATCGGACTAGTGCTTATAAATGGGGAAG CAATGTTAGCTCACAAGACAATCGATGGAACAAAGGGACTTAAGAAATTAGTTCATCTAACATTGCAATTCCTGGCTTTCTGCTTGAGCCTAATTGGTGTATGGGCTGCTTACAAATTTCACAATGACAAAGGCATTGACAATTTCTACAGTCTCCACTCTTGGTTAGGGCTAGCTTCTCTATTCTTATTTTCCATccag TGGGCTGCGGGATTTATGACATTTTGGTATCCTGGTGGTTCGAGAAATGGAAGAGCTGCTTTATTGCCATGGCATGTATTTTTCGGTGTTTATACTTATGCTTTAGCAGTTGCAACTTGCACTACTGGAATTCTAGAGAAAGTTACTTTTCTGCAAAGCAGTAAGGTGATATCGCGATATTCTGTTGAAGCAATGTTAGTGAATTCTTTGGGTGTTTTGATTGTTGTTTTGGGCGGTTTAGTAATTCTCGCGGTTGTTTCTCCTGTAACCTCAAAAGGTGACATTCTTAGAGAGTAA